The Streptomyces sp. NBC_01197 genome window below encodes:
- a CDS encoding DUF5703 family protein, producing MPEYEFVDVYVPRGVSRKDATRLLTDHAEYGHWELDRLSLHRDGSRRVRLRRRIIRQVRATW from the coding sequence ATGCCGGAATACGAATTTGTCGACGTGTACGTACCGCGCGGGGTCTCCCGCAAGGATGCGACACGCCTGCTCACCGACCATGCCGAGTACGGACACTGGGAGTTGGACCGACTGAGTCTGCACCGGGACGGCAGCCGCAGAGTGCGGCTGCGCCGGCGCATCATTCGCCAAGTGCGCGCCACATGGTGA
- a CDS encoding ferritin-like domain-containing protein: protein MLSARSIFQEIVDSDDAFRLFCSIAAGGESQGGWENGRISALAPESMSALAPKIARHGADEDKHGRIFRALLKKRGLDLVEVPEAADYTMLLERRGIGLSHRRLRGSERLTEREIVVYLAHSRVTEQRASEQMNTLVRYLGDQPDIGRAVRMICRDEDNHLAYCHEELLRLAAQGHARTIHSVLRESALEEIRVYREVGLAVMERMGAILGWPRAKSAVLAAGVQGLYGYERAGGWRRSVRLAMPERRDALGGPAAPHAAEFA, encoded by the coding sequence ATGCTTTCGGCGCGGAGCATTTTCCAGGAGATCGTCGACAGCGACGACGCCTTCCGCCTCTTCTGCTCCATCGCGGCCGGCGGGGAGTCCCAGGGCGGCTGGGAGAACGGCCGGATCTCCGCGCTCGCCCCGGAGAGCATGAGCGCCCTCGCCCCGAAGATCGCCCGGCACGGTGCCGACGAGGACAAGCACGGCCGGATCTTCCGCGCCCTGCTCAAGAAGCGCGGGCTCGACCTGGTGGAGGTGCCCGAGGCGGCCGACTACACGATGCTGCTCGAACGCCGGGGCATCGGCCTGAGCCACCGCAGACTGCGCGGCAGCGAGCGGCTGACCGAGCGGGAGATCGTCGTCTACCTCGCGCACAGCAGGGTCACGGAGCAGCGCGCTTCGGAGCAGATGAACACCCTGGTGCGGTACCTCGGCGACCAGCCGGACATCGGCCGGGCGGTGCGCATGATCTGCCGGGACGAGGACAACCATCTCGCCTACTGCCACGAGGAACTGCTGCGCCTGGCCGCACAGGGCCACGCCCGTACCATCCACTCCGTCCTGCGGGAGAGCGCGCTGGAGGAGATCCGCGTCTACCGGGAGGTGGGCCTGGCGGTGATGGAGCGGATGGGCGCCATCCTCGGCTGGCCGAGAGCCAAGTCGGCGGTGCTGGCCGCGGGCGTCCAGGGGCTGTACGGGTACGAGCGGGCGGGCGGCTGGCGCCGGTCGGTGAGGCTGGCCATGCCCGAGCGGCGCGACGCGCTCGGCGGACCGGCCGCGCCCCACGCGGCGGAGTTCGCCTGA
- the mshC gene encoding cysteine--1-D-myo-inosityl 2-amino-2-deoxy-alpha-D-glucopyranoside ligase, protein MYAWPASEVPALPGKGADLEIHSTATGGRVTLDPGPVARIYVCGITPYDATHIGHAATYNAFDLVQRVWLDTKRQVHYVQNVTDVDDPLLERALRDGENWTELAERETALFREDMTALRMLPPKHFIGAVEAIPGIVPLVERLRDCGAAYELDNDIYFSVESDPHFGEVSNLDAEAMRLLSAERGGDPERPGKKNPLDPMLWLGAREGEPSWDGASLGPGRPGWHIECVAIALDHLGMGFDVQGGGSDLAFPHHEMGASHAQVLTGEHPFAQAYVHAGMVGLDGEKMSKSKGNLVFVSKLRHDGVDPAAIRLALLAHHYRSDWDWTDEVLQEAVERLGRWRAAVSRPDGPSADALIEEIRQALADDLDAPAALRAVDRWAALQESGGGTDEGAPGLVSRAADALLGVAL, encoded by the coding sequence ATGTATGCCTGGCCCGCTTCTGAGGTTCCCGCCCTGCCCGGCAAGGGCGCCGACCTTGAGATCCACTCCACCGCGACCGGCGGACGAGTCACCCTCGACCCCGGTCCCGTCGCCCGCATCTACGTCTGCGGCATCACGCCGTACGACGCGACGCACATCGGTCATGCGGCGACCTACAACGCGTTCGACCTCGTTCAGCGCGTGTGGCTCGACACCAAGAGGCAGGTCCACTACGTCCAGAACGTGACCGACGTGGACGATCCGCTGCTGGAGCGGGCCCTGCGCGACGGTGAGAACTGGACCGAGCTCGCGGAGCGCGAGACGGCACTCTTCCGCGAGGACATGACCGCGCTGCGGATGCTCCCGCCGAAGCACTTCATCGGAGCGGTCGAGGCCATACCGGGCATCGTGCCGCTCGTCGAGCGGCTGCGGGACTGCGGTGCCGCCTACGAACTCGACAACGACATCTACTTCTCCGTGGAGAGCGACCCGCACTTCGGCGAGGTGTCGAACCTGGACGCGGAGGCGATGCGGCTGCTCTCCGCCGAGCGCGGCGGCGACCCCGAGCGGCCCGGCAAGAAGAACCCGCTCGACCCGATGCTCTGGCTGGGTGCCCGCGAGGGCGAGCCGAGCTGGGACGGCGCCTCCCTGGGCCCCGGCAGGCCGGGCTGGCACATCGAGTGCGTGGCCATCGCCCTCGACCACCTCGGGATGGGCTTCGACGTCCAGGGCGGCGGTTCCGACCTCGCCTTCCCGCACCACGAGATGGGCGCCTCGCACGCCCAGGTGCTGACCGGCGAGCACCCGTTCGCCCAGGCTTATGTGCACGCCGGCATGGTCGGCCTGGACGGCGAGAAGATGTCCAAGTCCAAGGGCAACCTGGTCTTCGTGTCGAAGCTGCGCCACGACGGTGTGGACCCGGCCGCGATCCGGCTCGCCCTGCTGGCCCACCACTACCGCTCGGACTGGGACTGGACGGACGAGGTCCTCCAGGAGGCCGTGGAGCGGCTCGGCCGCTGGCGCGCCGCTGTCTCCCGGCCCGACGGACCGTCCGCCGACGCCCTGATCGAGGAGATCAGGCAGGCGCTCGCCGACGACCTCGACGCGCCCGCCGCGCTGCGCGCGGTCGATCGCTGGGCGGCTCTTCAGGAGTCCGGCGGCGGTACGGACGAGGGCGCGCCCGGCCTGGTGTCGCGCGCCGCTGACGCCCTGCTCGGAGTGGCCCTGTAA
- a CDS encoding LLM class F420-dependent oxidoreductase — translation MRLGINLGYWGAGMDGDNLAVAQEADRLGYDVCWAAEAYGSDGPTVLSWVAARTERIDVGSAIFQIPARAPAMTAMTAATLDSLSGGRFRLGLGVSGPQVSEGWYGVKFDKPLSRTREYVEIVRKAMSRERLSYEGEHWTLPLPGGPGKPIKLTVHPQREHIPLYIAAIGPKNLEQTGEIADGALLIFPSAEHLESTAISPLRAGREKAGLTMEGFDVCPTLPLAVGDDVHALADTFRPYTALYVGGMGSRKQNFYNRLAQRMGYEKEAAEIQEKYLGGDRDGAAAAVPHELIDRTTLLGSVDRIADRMQAYAAAGVTTLTLAPAGFTLDERVAGLRAGTEALERAGLA, via the coding sequence ATGCGGCTCGGAATCAACCTCGGCTACTGGGGCGCCGGGATGGACGGCGACAACCTCGCCGTGGCTCAGGAGGCCGACCGGCTCGGCTATGACGTCTGCTGGGCGGCCGAGGCGTACGGCTCGGACGGGCCGACCGTGCTCTCCTGGGTCGCCGCCAGGACCGAGCGGATCGACGTGGGCTCCGCGATCTTCCAGATTCCCGCCAGGGCCCCCGCGATGACGGCGATGACCGCGGCCACCCTCGATTCGCTCTCCGGCGGCCGTTTCCGGCTCGGCCTCGGCGTCTCGGGGCCGCAGGTCTCCGAGGGCTGGTACGGCGTCAAGTTCGACAAACCGCTCTCGCGCACCCGTGAGTACGTGGAGATCGTCCGCAAGGCGATGTCGCGCGAGCGCCTCTCGTACGAGGGCGAGCACTGGACGCTGCCGCTGCCCGGCGGCCCCGGCAAGCCCATCAAGCTCACTGTGCACCCGCAGCGCGAGCACATCCCGCTCTACATCGCGGCGATCGGCCCCAAGAACCTGGAGCAGACCGGTGAGATCGCCGACGGCGCGCTGCTGATCTTCCCCTCGGCCGAGCACCTGGAGTCCACTGCGATCTCTCCGCTGCGCGCCGGCCGGGAGAAGGCCGGGCTCACGATGGAGGGCTTCGACGTCTGCCCGACCCTGCCGCTCGCGGTGGGCGACGACGTGCACGCGCTGGCCGACACGTTCCGGCCCTACACCGCCCTGTACGTCGGCGGCATGGGCAGCCGCAAGCAGAACTTCTACAACAGGCTCGCGCAGCGCATGGGGTACGAGAAGGAGGCCGCCGAGATCCAGGAGAAGTACCTGGGCGGCGACAGGGACGGTGCCGCCGCCGCCGTACCGCACGAGCTGATCGACCGGACGACGCTGCTCGGGTCCGTGGATCGGATCGCCGACCGGATGCAGGCCTACGCCGCGGCGGGGGTCACCACGCTGACGCTGGCCCCCGCCGGGTTCACGCTCGACGAGCGGGTGGCCGGACTGCGGGCCGGTACGGAGGCGCTGGAGCGGGCCGGGCTCGCGTAG
- a CDS encoding ATP-dependent RecD-like DNA helicase, with the protein MSTDPLDTEASTEAAAAPGAGAAPEAEAPPETESDTAPDTATATGTEAGTDAEAGAAAGEAGEAAEGAGAAGAPALSEAEAELAAQRELRARIEQRKAEKDGPIQAGTKLSGRAADLLAAVRAVEGGEKPSAHFPPPAPEPRRPAPAPQAEPRPVVRPAAAPAGAAPESVSSVRAVLAAGGAPESLAVRTAETLGEQAADSLRDDPWQLLSVPGVRPEQADGFARALLGAECGPADERRAAALVSWLLERAALQGHTALESDTVRAALAERSVPDPDGALQSAVADGAVLVFQDALDTPPGGPAAQEAPQDDDGSGSEDGAAPGPVRVLLGLDRYALAEESLADGLARLVNAGSIPPGGGQADWEQAAADAPSPSAAELIRTVARNGLVAHTGGEAARDEPAAVVTAARALGLRAYAAAHTPDGKRRLAAALDDPAAAVTVSGLLTGSEGPGRDGEGALALDLLAVVDAPQLDVESAAMLVESLADGVRLVLSGDPGVLGSAGAGQVFTDVLAARACPQLASRTPDPGPIGELVSGIGIGELNQVAAPGKEVVIVPVRDPGEAVHRTVQLVADSVPRAIGVPVSDTQVITPGHGGPAGTRALNAALKERLNPGPGRFGGFDPGDRAAYIPAPGRTLPGTVVSADGDGLRLDCAGTPVTVPKDRVEASVRHGWALTAHQAAGLRWPAVVVVLPGDAAGGLSRPWVYTAFGRGERHLSVVHGVDQALPHAVAEVPAQPRTTRLRTLLRPAAD; encoded by the coding sequence GTGAGTACGGATCCCCTCGACACCGAGGCCAGCACCGAGGCCGCGGCCGCTCCCGGCGCCGGAGCGGCGCCGGAGGCCGAAGCCCCACCGGAGACGGAATCGGACACGGCGCCCGACACCGCGACTGCGACCGGGACCGAGGCCGGGACTGACGCTGAGGCGGGGGCAGCGGCCGGGGAAGCGGGAGAGGCGGCGGAGGGCGCCGGGGCGGCCGGGGCACCCGCCCTGTCGGAGGCCGAGGCCGAACTGGCGGCCCAGCGCGAACTGCGGGCCCGAATCGAGCAGCGCAAGGCCGAGAAGGACGGGCCGATCCAGGCCGGCACGAAGCTGAGTGGCCGGGCCGCCGATCTGCTCGCCGCGGTCCGGGCGGTGGAGGGCGGCGAGAAACCGTCCGCGCACTTCCCTCCCCCGGCACCCGAGCCGCGCCGCCCCGCGCCCGCCCCGCAGGCGGAGCCCCGCCCCGTAGTCCGTCCGGCCGCCGCTCCCGCCGGCGCGGCGCCGGAGAGCGTGTCGTCCGTGCGGGCCGTGCTGGCCGCGGGCGGCGCCCCCGAGTCACTGGCCGTACGGACCGCCGAGACGCTCGGCGAGCAGGCGGCCGACTCCCTGCGCGATGACCCCTGGCAGTTGCTCTCGGTTCCCGGGGTCCGGCCGGAGCAGGCGGACGGCTTCGCCCGTGCGCTGCTCGGCGCGGAGTGCGGACCCGCCGACGAGCGGCGGGCTGCCGCGCTGGTGAGCTGGCTCCTTGAGCGGGCCGCGCTCCAGGGGCACACCGCGCTGGAGTCGGACACGGTCCGCGCGGCGCTCGCGGAGCGGTCCGTGCCGGACCCCGACGGGGCGCTGCAGAGCGCTGTCGCGGACGGCGCCGTGCTGGTCTTCCAGGACGCGCTGGACACGCCCCCCGGGGGGCCCGCCGCACAGGAAGCCCCACAGGACGACGACGGCTCGGGGAGCGAGGACGGAGCGGCGCCGGGGCCCGTGCGGGTCCTGCTGGGTCTCGACCGGTACGCGCTCGCGGAGGAGAGTCTGGCGGACGGGCTGGCCCGGCTGGTGAACGCGGGCTCCATCCCTCCCGGCGGCGGACAGGCCGACTGGGAGCAGGCAGCGGCGGACGCCCCGTCCCCGTCGGCCGCCGAACTGATCCGGACCGTGGCGCGGAACGGCCTGGTCGCCCACACCGGCGGCGAGGCCGCCCGCGACGAACCGGCCGCGGTGGTCACGGCGGCGCGCGCGCTGGGCCTGCGGGCGTACGCGGCCGCGCACACCCCCGACGGGAAGCGGCGGCTGGCCGCCGCCCTGGACGATCCGGCGGCGGCCGTCACCGTCTCCGGGCTGCTGACCGGTTCGGAGGGGCCGGGACGGGACGGCGAGGGCGCTCTGGCGCTCGATCTGCTGGCCGTCGTGGACGCCCCTCAGCTGGATGTCGAGAGCGCCGCCATGCTGGTCGAGTCGCTGGCCGACGGGGTGCGCCTGGTCCTCAGCGGGGACCCCGGGGTGCTCGGTTCCGCCGGCGCCGGGCAGGTCTTCACCGATGTCCTCGCAGCGCGCGCCTGCCCGCAACTGGCCTCCCGCACCCCCGATCCCGGCCCCATCGGCGAGCTGGTCTCGGGGATCGGGATCGGCGAGCTGAACCAGGTGGCGGCGCCCGGCAAGGAAGTCGTGATCGTCCCCGTCCGGGACCCCGGTGAGGCGGTGCACCGCACCGTGCAGCTCGTCGCCGACTCGGTACCCCGGGCCATCGGCGTGCCGGTGTCCGACACCCAGGTCATCACCCCGGGGCATGGCGGCCCCGCCGGTACCCGCGCGCTCAACGCGGCGCTGAAGGAGCGTCTCAACCCGGGCCCCGGCCGCTTCGGCGGTTTCGATCCGGGTGACCGGGCCGCCTACATCCCGGCGCCCGGCAGGACCCTGCCCGGCACGGTCGTGTCGGCCGACGGCGACGGCCTGCGTCTGGATTGCGCAGGCACGCCCGTCACCGTACCGAAGGACCGGGTGGAGGCATCGGTGCGGCACGGCTGGGCGCTCACCGCACACCAGGCTGCCGGACTGCGGTGGCCCGCGGTGGTCGTGGTGCTGCCCGGCGACGCGGCGGGCGGGCTGAGCAGGCCGTGGGTCTACACCGCGTTCGGCCGCGGCGAACGGCATCTCTCGGTGGTGCACGGAGTCGACCAGGCGCTGCCGCACGCGGTGGCCGAAGTCCCCGCACAGCCACGCACCACCCGGCTGCGAACCCTGCTGCGGCCGGCAGCGGACTAG
- a CDS encoding SCO1664 family protein: MPAPERIPQGGLTGTRLLLEGELTVRGRVREASNAVLYCSVAFEGREAACVYKPVAGERPLWDFPDGTLAQREVAAYEVSEATGWGFVPPTVLRDGPYGEGMCQLWIESAAEPSLLGLVEEDEPGDGWKAIGFAEVGEGRTALLVHADDERLRRLSVLDAVINNGDRKGGHLLPTDEGRLYGIDHGVTFNADDKLRTLLWGWAGEPLTPETAAVLDKLTVELAPGTGLTDRLAGLITGTELEALRGRVGALREAGRHPVPSGDWPAIPWPPV; this comes from the coding sequence ATGCCCGCGCCAGAACGGATACCGCAGGGGGGCCTGACGGGCACCCGGCTCCTCCTGGAGGGGGAGCTGACGGTACGCGGACGGGTGCGCGAGGCATCCAACGCGGTGCTGTACTGCTCGGTCGCGTTCGAGGGCCGGGAAGCGGCCTGCGTGTACAAGCCGGTCGCCGGTGAACGGCCGCTGTGGGACTTCCCCGACGGGACGCTCGCCCAGCGCGAGGTGGCGGCGTACGAGGTTTCCGAGGCGACGGGGTGGGGGTTCGTCCCGCCGACGGTGCTGCGTGACGGGCCGTACGGCGAGGGCATGTGCCAGCTGTGGATCGAGTCCGCCGCCGAGCCGTCGCTGCTGGGTCTCGTCGAGGAGGACGAGCCCGGCGACGGCTGGAAGGCCATCGGCTTCGCCGAAGTGGGCGAGGGCAGGACGGCGCTGCTGGTGCACGCGGACGACGAGCGGCTGCGGCGGCTCTCGGTCCTCGACGCGGTGATCAACAACGGCGACCGCAAGGGCGGTCATCTGCTGCCGACCGACGAGGGGCGGCTCTACGGCATCGACCACGGGGTCACCTTCAACGCCGACGACAAGCTCCGGACGCTGTTGTGGGGGTGGGCGGGTGAACCGCTGACGCCCGAGACGGCCGCGGTACTGGACAAGCTCACAGTGGAGCTGGCGCCCGGTACGGGGCTCACCGACCGGCTGGCGGGGCTCATCACCGGCACGGAGCTGGAGGCGCTGCGGGGGCGCGTGGGGGCGCTGCGGGAGGCCGGCCGGCACCCCGTACCGAGCGGTGACTGGCCGGCGATCCCCTGGCCGCCGGTGTAG
- the corA gene encoding magnesium/cobalt transporter CorA, translating to MRAVIVDCAIYRDGRRVEGPPDFSDALAEARADGNAFLWVGLHEPTQEEFDLVSSEFKLHQLAVEDALRAHQRPKLEVYDATLFMVLKPVMYDADSDTVTTDELMVFLGDSFVVTVRHGTGAPLAAVRKRLEQEHDVLKHGPTAIMYAVSDTVVDHYIDVAAELQNDLEELEAEVFAPNGGDSKNVASRIYTFKRQVLEFRRASGPLAAPMARLAGAGVPFVHDHSQPFFRDVGDHLTRANEQVDGLDRLLSDILSAHLAQMGVRQNDDMRKISAWAAMAAVPTMVAGIYGMNFQHMPELKWTWAYPAVIALMAAVVFALHRQFKRRGWL from the coding sequence ATGCGCGCCGTGATTGTCGATTGCGCCATCTACCGGGACGGACGCCGCGTGGAGGGGCCGCCGGACTTCTCCGACGCCCTCGCCGAAGCACGCGCGGACGGGAACGCCTTTCTCTGGGTCGGGCTGCACGAGCCGACGCAGGAAGAATTCGACCTGGTCAGCAGCGAGTTCAAGCTGCACCAGCTGGCGGTGGAGGACGCCCTGCGGGCCCACCAGCGGCCCAAGCTGGAGGTCTACGACGCGACGCTCTTCATGGTGCTGAAGCCGGTGATGTACGACGCGGACAGCGACACGGTGACCACCGACGAGCTGATGGTCTTCCTCGGCGACTCCTTCGTGGTGACGGTGCGGCACGGTACGGGCGCCCCGCTCGCCGCCGTGCGCAAGCGGCTGGAGCAGGAGCACGATGTGCTCAAGCACGGCCCCACGGCCATCATGTACGCGGTGAGCGACACCGTCGTCGACCACTACATCGACGTGGCGGCCGAGCTCCAGAACGACCTGGAGGAGCTGGAGGCCGAGGTCTTCGCGCCCAACGGCGGCGATTCGAAGAACGTCGCGTCGCGGATCTACACCTTCAAGCGGCAGGTGCTCGAATTCCGCCGTGCCAGCGGGCCGCTGGCGGCTCCCATGGCCCGGCTCGCGGGGGCGGGGGTGCCGTTCGTGCACGACCACTCACAGCCGTTCTTCCGGGATGTGGGCGACCATCTGACCCGCGCCAACGAGCAGGTGGACGGACTGGACCGGCTGCTGTCCGACATCCTCTCCGCGCATCTGGCGCAGATGGGTGTCCGGCAGAACGACGACATGCGCAAGATCTCGGCATGGGCGGCGATGGCGGCGGTGCCGACCATGGTCGCCGGTATCTACGGCATGAACTTCCAGCACATGCCCGAACTGAAGTGGACCTGGGCCTATCCGGCGGTGATCGCGCTGATGGCCGCGGTCGTCTTCGCCCTGCACCGGCAGTTCAAACGGCGCGGCTGGCTCTGA
- a CDS encoding histidine phosphatase family protein, whose translation MATLILVRHGRSTANTSGVLAGRTPGVSLDERGAAQAASLPDRLAGLPLTAVVTSPLQRCRETVAPLLAARPELTLHTEDRISECDYGDWSGRKLAELADEPLMKTVQQHPSAAAFPGGESMRAMQARAVDAVRDWNARIDEGHGDNAVYAMCSHGDIIKSVIADALGMHLDLFQRIHVDPCSLTAIRYTPVRPFVLRLGDTGEFGSLAPRESAPGSDAAVGGGAGAP comes from the coding sequence ATGGCCACGCTGATTCTTGTACGGCACGGACGCTCCACCGCCAACACCTCCGGAGTGCTCGCGGGCCGGACGCCGGGCGTCTCCCTCGACGAGCGGGGCGCTGCCCAGGCGGCCTCGCTGCCGGACCGGCTGGCCGGGCTGCCCCTCACGGCCGTCGTCACCAGCCCGCTGCAGCGCTGCCGCGAGACCGTCGCGCCGCTGCTGGCCGCCAGGCCCGAGTTGACGCTCCACACCGAGGACCGGATCAGCGAGTGCGACTACGGCGACTGGTCGGGGCGCAAGCTCGCCGAACTCGCCGACGAACCGCTGATGAAGACCGTGCAGCAGCACCCGTCGGCCGCCGCGTTCCCCGGGGGCGAGTCGATGCGCGCGATGCAGGCCCGCGCCGTCGACGCGGTACGGGACTGGAACGCCCGGATCGACGAGGGGCACGGCGACAACGCGGTGTACGCGATGTGTTCGCACGGCGACATCATCAAGTCGGTGATCGCCGACGCCCTCGGTATGCATCTCGACCTCTTCCAGCGGATCCACGTCGACCCGTGTTCCCTTACGGCCATCCGCTACACCCCGGTACGGCCCTTCGTCCTGCGGCTCGGTGACACCGGCGAGTTCGGCTCGCTGGCGCCCCGCGAGAGCGCTCCGGGATCGGACGCGGCAGTCGGTGGTGGCGCGGGCGCGCCGTGA
- the chpH gene encoding chaplin ChpH has translation MIKKVVAAAAVTGGLVLAGAGMAVADSGAQGAAVHSPGVISGNVVQVPVHIPVNVCGNTVSVIGLLNPAFGNTCANV, from the coding sequence ATGATCAAGAAGGTCGTCGCCGCTGCGGCAGTCACCGGTGGTCTCGTGCTCGCGGGTGCGGGCATGGCCGTCGCCGACTCGGGCGCCCAGGGTGCCGCTGTGCACTCTCCCGGCGTGATCTCGGGCAACGTTGTTCAGGTGCCCGTTCACATCCCGGTGAACGTGTGCGGCAACACGGTCTCCGTGATCGGGCTGCTCAACCCCGCCTTCGGCAACACCTGCGCCAACGTCTGA
- a CDS encoding aldo/keto reductase → MEQRHLGRTGLRVSRIGLGTLTWGRSTDEHEAADLLKAFWEAGGTLVDTADVYGDGDAEYLLGQLCERLIPRRDLVIATKAGSVPDPYRRFDGSRGHLLAALDASLERLGTDYVDLWQVHAFDPETPLDETLQALDIAVASGRARYAGLSNFSGWQLAKAATWQLAAPGVRTRVASTQMEYSLLQRGVEREVLPAAVDLGVGLLPSSPLGRGVLTGKYRHATPMDSRGASEQLAPFVAPYLDDAASRIVDAVATAADGLATTPLEVALAWVRDRPGVVAPIIGARNAQQLAAALSVETLSLPEEICRALDDVSEPVHRYPDQDWTEL, encoded by the coding sequence ATGGAGCAGAGGCATCTCGGCCGCACGGGCCTGCGCGTATCCCGGATCGGACTCGGCACCCTCACCTGGGGGCGGAGTACCGACGAGCATGAGGCCGCCGACCTGTTGAAGGCGTTCTGGGAGGCCGGCGGCACCCTCGTCGACACGGCCGATGTGTACGGCGACGGGGACGCCGAGTATCTGCTCGGGCAGCTCTGCGAACGGCTGATACCCCGCCGCGATCTCGTCATCGCCACCAAGGCGGGCAGCGTGCCCGACCCCTACCGCCGGTTCGACGGCTCGCGCGGGCATCTGCTGGCGGCTCTCGACGCGTCGCTGGAGCGACTGGGGACCGACTACGTGGATCTGTGGCAGGTGCACGCCTTCGACCCTGAGACCCCGCTGGACGAGACGCTCCAGGCGCTGGACATCGCGGTCGCCAGCGGGCGGGCGCGGTATGCGGGGCTGTCCAACTTCTCCGGCTGGCAGCTGGCCAAGGCCGCCACCTGGCAGCTCGCGGCGCCGGGGGTAAGGACCCGCGTCGCCAGTACGCAGATGGAGTACTCGCTGCTCCAGCGCGGGGTGGAGCGGGAGGTGCTGCCGGCGGCGGTGGACCTGGGTGTGGGACTGCTGCCGTCGTCGCCGCTGGGGCGCGGGGTGCTCACCGGCAAGTACCGGCATGCGACTCCGATGGACTCGCGCGGCGCATCGGAGCAGCTGGCGCCCTTCGTCGCGCCCTATCTGGACGACGCCGCGAGCAGGATCGTCGACGCGGTCGCCACGGCGGCCGACGGGCTCGCGACCACACCGCTGGAGGTCGCGCTGGCCTGGGTCCGCGACCGGCCCGGGGTGGTCGCCCCGATCATCGGCGCGCGCAACGCGCAGCAGCTCGCGGCGGCATTGTCAGTGGAGACGCTTAGTCTTCCTGAGGAGATCTGCCGGGCGCTCGACGATGTGTCGGAGCCCGTTCACCGTTACCCCGACCAGGACTGGACCGAGCTGTGA
- a CDS encoding chaplin codes for MRQVTKKGLITVAAAGGVLALSGGYAYADSSADGTAANSPGVLSGNSVQAPVHVPVNVCGNTVDVVGLLNPAFGNRCGNGPSGSGTSHTGSGHEGQGSGDHRAPGNNGGSHNSGTGSHSGGGATAEGSTSGSPGVLSGNNVKLPLDVPVNACGNSVDVVGLLNPVFGNNCANDESVPPPVHVPHHPVHPGQPGHPEHPGTPRAHTPRTPKPAAPHAPVTQTVPAPKGTEQLAHTGSAPLGLIIPASAGMMLGGIILYRRSRAAA; via the coding sequence ATGCGCCAGGTCACGAAGAAAGGCCTGATCACCGTTGCGGCCGCGGGCGGAGTGCTCGCCCTGAGCGGTGGCTACGCGTACGCGGACTCGTCGGCTGACGGAACCGCGGCGAATTCGCCCGGAGTGCTCTCCGGCAATTCGGTCCAGGCACCGGTGCACGTACCGGTGAACGTCTGTGGCAACACCGTTGATGTGGTCGGGCTGCTCAACCCCGCATTCGGCAACAGGTGCGGCAACGGGCCGTCCGGATCCGGAACGTCCCACACCGGCAGCGGTCACGAGGGCCAGGGCAGCGGCGACCACCGCGCCCCCGGCAACAACGGCGGCAGCCACAACAGCGGCACCGGCAGCCACAGCGGCGGCGGAGCGACGGCAGAGGGTTCCACGAGTGGCTCGCCCGGCGTTCTCTCCGGCAACAACGTGAAGCTCCCGCTCGACGTACCCGTGAACGCCTGCGGCAACAGCGTCGATGTCGTCGGCCTGCTCAATCCGGTCTTCGGCAACAACTGCGCCAACGACGAGAGCGTCCCGCCGCCGGTCCACGTCCCGCACCACCCGGTCCACCCCGGTCAGCCGGGGCACCCGGAGCACCCGGGAACGCCGCGCGCTCACACGCCGCGCACTCCGAAGCCCGCGGCGCCGCACGCCCCGGTCACGCAGACAGTCCCGGCGCCCAAGGGCACCGAGCAGCTCGCGCACACCGGTTCTGCCCCGCTCGGGCTGATCATTCCGGCGAGTGCCGGAATGATGCTCGGGGGGATCATCCTGTACAGGCGGTCCCGGGCAGCCGCGTAA
- a CDS encoding DUF3090 domain-containing protein has protein sequence MSRQVYFYDPPDRFVAGTVGLPGRRTFFLQASSGPRTTSVALEKTQVAALAERIDELLDEVVRRTGGNSPVPAVAPSDAGDTAPLDAPVEEEFRVGTMALAWDGDEQRMIIEAQALVELDADTDEDLAEAEERLLQDDENGPPMLRVRLTGAQARAFAKRALDVVNAGRPPCPLCSLPLDPEGHVCPRQNGYRRGA, from the coding sequence GTGTCCCGTCAGGTGTACTTCTACGACCCGCCGGACCGCTTCGTTGCCGGTACGGTCGGGCTGCCTGGGCGCCGTACGTTCTTCCTGCAGGCGTCGTCCGGGCCCCGCACCACCAGTGTGGCGCTGGAGAAGACCCAGGTGGCCGCGCTCGCCGAGCGCATCGACGAACTGCTCGACGAAGTGGTGCGCAGGACCGGGGGCAACTCGCCGGTGCCCGCGGTCGCCCCGTCCGACGCCGGTGACACCGCCCCGCTGGACGCCCCGGTCGAGGAGGAGTTCCGGGTCGGCACGATGGCGCTGGCCTGGGACGGCGACGAACAGCGCATGATCATCGAGGCTCAGGCCCTCGTCGAGCTGGACGCGGACACCGACGAAGATCTCGCGGAAGCCGAGGAACGGCTCCTCCAGGACGACGAGAACGGCCCGCCGATGCTCCGCGTACGGCTGACCGGCGCGCAGGCCAGGGCCTTCGCCAAGCGCGCGCTCGACGTCGTGAACGCGGGACGGCCGCCGTGCCCCCTGTGCAGCCTGCCGCTCGACCCGGAGGGACACGTATGCCCGCGCCAGAACGGATACCGCAGGGGGGCCTGA